From the Planktothricoides raciborskii GIHE-MW2 genome, the window GTAAACTTATATATTCTAGGGCAAATGCTCCCGCATTGAGATTCTGAGAGAATGAAACGGGGCACTTGCCCTAGACTTGAAAATCAAGACTCCCGTGCGCTTCGTTTATTGGGGAGGGCAGGGGGCGACTTTTCTGATTAGATTTCATAAAGAATTTGAAGGCAACACATCAATGCCGGAAAATTTTAGAAGCCAAGTTGTAACCCAAGGAACCCAGCGATCGAGAAAAAGCGGATAGTACCGCTGAGTCCGCCTTTTAGTCAATGCCATTCGCCATCAAATACTGCCCCGGCAAATTCTGACTCGTAAAGCCTTTGATGCAGGCGATCGCCAAAAAATATGATAAAGTTTTGTCGATGTACTAGATTTATACTATGAGCAACAGTCATCCCGATTCAACTCTACCATTGTGGGTGCAAGACCGCGATACAGTCATCGCGAATGATACTGGAGTAATATGGCGTGATGGAAACCGTCCAGATTATTCAGAAAATAATCAAGTTTTCCAAAAAGAAAGCAAAAGAAATCATGTAGAAGGTTCTTTAGAGGCGATCACGCAAAATTTAGTCAGAACTTTCGAGTTGGAAGCATCCAATAAAACCGATCCTCATCAGTGGCTGTCTGTAGTTTCCGAAAAGTTTCGCATGAGTACCAACGGCGGCCCACAATACACGGCGCAAGAAATTTCTGAACGGGGCACCTATAATCTATTTCTGGGTGATACGGAACATTATAAATCCTCCGAAGAAACCTTTGAATCATCCTGGAAAATTGTCACAGAAGCTTTTCCCAAGGGCTTTCTCTGGGAAGTCATAGAAGTATTAGCCGGACCGCCCAAGGTTGTTTTCAAATGGCGACACTGGGGAACCTTTATCGGCAAATTCAAAGACTATTCTCCCACCGGAGAAACGATCGAAATTGTGGGAATCACGATTGCTCATGTCAATGAAGAATTGAAACTTGAAGCGGTAGAACACTTTTTTGATAACAGTGAGTTTCTCCATAAATTAACTGCCGGTGGCTGTCCTTTTCACTAGCAATTAGACATGATATATTATTTGCAATAATCTACCTAAGTAAGCTATCACTATCATTGATGATAAAAATCTTAATCAACCTAGGTAATTATTGCATAATTTATATCTAATATAAATGGATATTATTGGCATATTTTAATCGTAAATTAAGTGATTATTCTGGACAAATTTGTTGTGAATTTGTCCAGAATAATTTGAATCATTTAAAATCGCTTACTTTTGGCCTTTGGCCACGATCTCCATCTTTAGGTAAAATCGATCAGAACAAATAACCTCTTGATCGTGCGATTCAATCAGTCGATTTAATTTGAGCTTTCGGACAAAAATTTTGATTGTAAAAACTGAAAATTTACCCCTTGAATGCTTCGCCCCTAAAGCTGGGAATCATTTTTTAAATAACAAATAAAG encodes:
- a CDS encoding SnoaL-like polyketide cyclase; translation: MSNSHPDSTLPLWVQDRDTVIANDTGVIWRDGNRPDYSENNQVFQKESKRNHVEGSLEAITQNLVRTFELEASNKTDPHQWLSVVSEKFRMSTNGGPQYTAQEISERGTYNLFLGDTEHYKSSEETFESSWKIVTEAFPKGFLWEVIEVLAGPPKVVFKWRHWGTFIGKFKDYSPTGETIEIVGITIAHVNEELKLEAVEHFFDNSEFLHKLTAGGCPFH